Proteins encoded within one genomic window of Synechococcus sp. PCC 7335:
- a CDS encoding cyanophycinase — MTVSTQYPVMIIGGAEDKTNGCTILNAFVKSAGGSDATIGIIPSASREPAIVGDRYYQLFTAMGALRVQILDIRYRSECEEARWIEVLNDCSGIFITGGDQLRLRDLIGGTRLLQLIKEKLAKSELVLAGTSAGAAVMGEQMIAGGSSGESPNQSLVDLTDGLGFVPELLVDQHFHNRNRMARLLSAIAAHPNRLGVGIDEDTCIAIANDGIFQVLGKGTITVIDPGNLTHTSYPESLETSPLSLHNLKVHVLNQGDRYDYKARALMQLQSKADWS; from the coding sequence ATGACAGTTTCTACCCAGTACCCAGTGATGATCATTGGCGGGGCAGAAGACAAGACTAACGGATGCACTATATTAAACGCATTTGTTAAAAGCGCAGGCGGAAGCGACGCGACTATCGGTATTATTCCATCTGCATCTAGGGAACCAGCCATTGTTGGTGATAGATACTACCAGCTCTTCACAGCAATGGGCGCCCTGCGGGTGCAGATCCTAGACATCCGCTATCGCAGTGAGTGCGAGGAGGCGCGTTGGATAGAAGTGTTGAACGACTGTAGTGGAATATTTATTACTGGTGGGGATCAGCTTAGACTACGCGATCTAATCGGGGGCACTCGCCTTTTGCAGCTAATCAAAGAGAAGCTCGCCAAGTCTGAACTTGTACTAGCCGGTACCAGTGCGGGCGCAGCCGTCATGGGTGAGCAGATGATCGCAGGCGGTAGTAGCGGTGAGTCTCCTAATCAGAGCTTAGTAGATTTGACAGATGGATTGGGGTTTGTGCCCGAATTGCTAGTCGATCAGCACTTTCACAATCGCAATCGGATGGCACGCTTGTTGAGTGCGATCGCTGCTCATCCCAATAGACTAGGCGTGGGTATCGACGAAGACACCTGCATAGCCATTGCTAACGACGGCATTTTTCAAGTCCTGGGTAAAGGCACAATCACCGTGATAGATCCTGGCAATTTAACTCATACTAGCTATCCTGAAAGTCTAGAGACGTCCCCGCTGAGTTTGCACAATCTCAAGGTACATGTGCTCAATCAAGGCGATCGCTATGACTATAAAGCCCGCGCACTGATGCAGCTTCAAAGCAAAGCTGATTGGAGTTGA
- a CDS encoding glycosyltransferase, whose amino-acid sequence MDKKLKVAFVVHEFPVLSETFIINQATGLIDRGCEVDIYTDRLGDTDKVHPDIHRYDLLDRTRVLPAVPQNYAVRVIKAIAIIAKHGYRYPRKVARSLNVFRRGIRAASLWSLFTELPPLDLPSYDIIHAQFGNLGFRSLLLKDLSKDARLVVMFRGFDISQQVQANGPNVYSSLFKQADFFLTNCDFFRQRLLALGCSPDKIRVHYSGLDCSKFTPSARSKSSSEKVRIAATGRLVEKKGFEYSIRAVAKVAERYPHITFDIIGDGPLRNELSALIKSLNMRETIHLLGWRDEQEIIDILTRSHLFVAPSVTAAKGNQDAPINVLKEAMALGLPVVSTTHGGIPELVEDGISGFLVPERDATAIAHALTTLIEHPERWAGMGAAGRSYVETHYNLDLLNDRLLELYHQLLAGPIEGPKQSLPSVVPAT is encoded by the coding sequence ATGGACAAGAAGCTAAAGGTTGCGTTTGTCGTTCACGAGTTTCCAGTCCTATCGGAGACATTTATTATCAATCAAGCAACGGGTCTGATCGACAGAGGCTGCGAAGTTGATATCTACACTGACCGCTTGGGTGATACCGATAAGGTGCATCCAGATATACATCGATATGACTTACTAGATCGCACTCGGGTACTACCAGCTGTGCCCCAAAACTATGCGGTACGAGTGATAAAGGCGATCGCAATCATTGCTAAACACGGCTACCGATATCCTAGGAAAGTAGCGCGATCGCTCAACGTTTTCCGTCGAGGCATTCGAGCTGCCTCCCTATGGTCACTATTTACCGAACTGCCTCCATTAGATCTGCCTAGTTACGACATCATCCATGCTCAGTTTGGCAATCTCGGCTTTAGGTCGCTGCTATTGAAAGATCTCAGTAAGGATGCGCGGTTAGTCGTGATGTTTCGCGGGTTTGACATCTCTCAGCAGGTGCAGGCGAACGGCCCGAATGTCTACAGCTCGCTGTTCAAACAGGCGGACTTCTTTTTGACCAACTGTGATTTCTTTCGACAAAGGCTACTGGCCCTAGGCTGTTCGCCCGACAAGATAAGAGTCCATTATTCTGGCTTAGACTGTAGCAAGTTTACGCCGAGCGCGCGATCTAAATCGTCTTCAGAAAAAGTTCGGATTGCGGCCACCGGTCGACTGGTCGAAAAGAAGGGATTTGAATACAGTATCCGAGCAGTCGCAAAAGTAGCAGAACGCTACCCCCATATCACGTTTGACATCATCGGCGATGGGCCTTTGCGGAATGAGCTATCGGCCTTAATTAAGTCGTTGAATATGCGAGAAACCATTCATCTTCTAGGCTGGCGAGATGAACAAGAAATTATTGATATATTGACGCGATCGCATTTGTTTGTAGCGCCTAGCGTGACGGCTGCTAAGGGTAATCAGGATGCGCCAATCAACGTACTTAAAGAGGCAATGGCGTTAGGCTTACCGGTAGTAAGTACCACCCATGGAGGCATTCCAGAACTGGTAGAAGATGGCATCTCTGGTTTCTTGGTGCCAGAGCGGGATGCGACTGCGATCGCCCATGCCCTCACTACCTTGATAGAGCATCCAGAACGCTGGGCAGGTATGGGAGCAGCAGGCCGGTCCTATGTAGAAACTCACTACAACCTGGATTTGCTCAACGATAGGCTACTAGAGCTTTATCACCAGCTATTGGCAGGTCCGATAGAAGGGCCTAAGCAGAGTTTACCCTCCGTAGTTCCTGCTACTTAG
- a CDS encoding glycosyltransferase family 2 protein yields the protein MPSPLSNTPESVSLTSNATAPSDSTSAQVTIVVVPRERFSCTETSLQSIYDHTQIPFDLVYVDGNSPPPVQEYLEAQAQARQFDLVRTEYYLFPNQSRNIGLARVKTPYLVFVDNDVIVSPGWLAALLTCAEETGAAVVGPLMCHKEPIHKEIHFAGGESHVWVDKLGRRRIRERMLKQGQKVEAALPTLQRTPTELAEFHCVLIRRSVFEQLGALDEGMLNTKEHLDFCMTVAQLGEKIYFEPAAIVTYVAGPPIERSDMTYFMLRWSDEWTLKSLNHFRNKWNVVEDGYFTSKYKKLGWRRRNTIVGPFIRAITLGRGSYILMRMFAGVDHLFNRYLTYRHSRLQAQFQAKEAGDADTADYHYSHL from the coding sequence ATGCCCTCACCTCTTTCAAACACACCTGAGTCCGTCTCACTAACATCAAACGCAACAGCCCCATCAGACTCAACATCAGCTCAAGTAACTATCGTGGTCGTTCCTCGCGAACGGTTTAGCTGCACTGAGACCTCCTTGCAAAGCATCTATGACCACACCCAAATTCCCTTTGATCTAGTCTATGTAGATGGCAACTCACCCCCGCCTGTACAGGAGTACCTCGAAGCGCAGGCTCAAGCGCGCCAGTTTGATCTGGTTCGAACCGAGTACTACCTTTTCCCTAACCAGTCTAGAAACATCGGTCTAGCTAGGGTGAAGACGCCCTATCTCGTCTTTGTAGACAACGATGTTATTGTTTCTCCTGGCTGGCTCGCAGCGCTCTTAACCTGCGCGGAAGAAACTGGCGCTGCGGTTGTCGGACCGCTGATGTGTCATAAGGAACCGATCCACAAGGAGATTCACTTTGCCGGCGGAGAGTCCCATGTCTGGGTCGATAAGCTAGGTCGTCGGCGCATCAGAGAGAGAATGCTCAAGCAGGGTCAAAAAGTTGAAGCAGCTTTGCCTACGCTACAACGTACCCCTACCGAGCTAGCTGAGTTTCACTGTGTATTGATTCGCCGCTCAGTCTTTGAGCAACTGGGTGCGCTAGACGAAGGGATGCTTAATACCAAAGAGCATCTCGACTTTTGCATGACCGTTGCTCAGCTAGGAGAAAAGATATACTTCGAACCGGCCGCGATTGTTACCTACGTTGCCGGCCCCCCGATAGAGCGTAGCGACATGACCTACTTTATGCTGCGCTGGAGCGATGAATGGACGCTAAAGAGTTTGAATCACTTCCGCAACAAGTGGAATGTTGTAGAAGATGGCTACTTTACTTCAAAGTACAAGAAGCTGGGATGGCGACGCCGAAACACGATTGTAGGTCCGTTCATTCGCGCTATTACACTAGGCCGAGGCAGCTACATCCTGATGAGGATGTTCGCTGGAGTAGATCATCTTTTCAATCGCTATCTCACTTACCGCCATTCGCGGTTGCAAGCACAGTTTCAGGCTAAGGAGGCCGGGGATGCAGACACTGCTGACTATCATTATTCCCACCTATAA
- a CDS encoding glycosyltransferase family A protein, with protein MLTHLDAIGMPKRSDDRFVSVIVPVFNDAARLRLCLQALAAQTYGAYGEGAQAEGGQVEGHQVDRKADYEVIVVDNASAASENISDVVAEFPCAVYAYESLPGSYAARNRGVALAKGDILAFTDADCIPAKDWIEKGVSYLIKSPHCGLVAGQIKLFFRGAKANPIELYESVTAFPQQRLLEQQKGAATANVFTFSSVMDEVGPFNAELRSQGDLEWGQRVFAAGYQQLYAADVCVSHPARYTLQQLHHRTLRLAGGSFGRLIRPEQSVLQRNWTFTKMLLADLIPPVNFAISAFRDDRLRGFGQKSVVPLVLVWVRCVSAVEKARLKFGGVPHRG; from the coding sequence ATGCTTACCCACTTAGATGCGATAGGAATGCCAAAGCGTTCAGATGATCGGTTTGTATCTGTAATCGTACCCGTGTTTAATGATGCGGCGCGACTACGCCTGTGTCTACAGGCACTTGCAGCACAAACTTATGGAGCTTATGGAGAGGGCGCTCAAGCAGAAGGTGGCCAAGTAGAAGGCCATCAGGTCGATCGAAAGGCTGATTACGAGGTAATCGTAGTAGACAACGCTTCGGCAGCGAGTGAGAACATTTCGGATGTGGTCGCTGAGTTTCCTTGCGCTGTCTATGCCTACGAGTCATTACCTGGCTCTTATGCTGCGCGCAATCGCGGGGTGGCCTTGGCAAAAGGCGATATTCTGGCGTTTACTGATGCTGATTGTATCCCTGCAAAAGATTGGATAGAAAAGGGTGTTAGCTATCTCATCAAGAGTCCTCACTGCGGATTGGTTGCCGGTCAAATCAAATTGTTTTTTCGAGGGGCTAAGGCAAATCCAATAGAGCTGTACGAAAGTGTGACTGCGTTCCCGCAGCAGCGATTGCTAGAGCAGCAGAAAGGAGCTGCGACAGCCAATGTTTTCACTTTTAGCTCGGTGATGGATGAAGTCGGCCCATTCAATGCTGAGCTGCGTTCTCAAGGCGATCTAGAGTGGGGACAGCGAGTGTTTGCAGCGGGTTATCAACAGCTTTATGCAGCGGATGTGTGTGTGTCTCACCCGGCTAGATACACGCTTCAACAGTTACACCACCGAACACTTCGCCTAGCAGGCGGTTCCTTCGGCCGGCTTATTCGGCCCGAGCAAAGTGTTTTACAGCGCAATTGGACATTCACTAAGATGCTCTTAGCCGATTTGATACCACCTGTCAATTTTGCGATTAGTGCTTTTAGAGACGATCGGCTACGCGGTTTTGGGCAAAAGTCAGTAGTGCCATTGGTGCTTGTGTGGGTGCGCTGTGTCAGTGCAGTTGAAAAGGCACGGCTGAAATTTGGCGGAGTTCCGCATCGCGGTTAG
- the cphA gene encoding cyanophycin synthetase has product MKVLKTQTLRGPNYWSIRYGKLIVVRLDLEDLAERPSDTIDGFYDGLVSALPSLVEHFCSPGVRGGFLSRLQTGTMMGHIVEHVALELQTLAGMRVGFGRTRETSDPGVYQVVFQYENEAAGRYAARAALRLCESIIETGFYPDSEIRKDLEDLKELRAAAALGPSTEALVRAAEARNVPWLELDVRNLLQFGYGVHQKRVQASLTSHSNILSVELACDKEATKRMLGNAGIPVPKGTVVYSLRELEESLDYLGGYPIVVKPLDGNHGRGITLNISSWEQAEAAYDLARQVSDGVIVEHHYQGRDHRILVVDNKMVAVAERVPAHVVGNGIDTIEALVDRENQDPRRGEGHDNLLTQIRLDRTSDQLMESQGYNLDTVLRKGEICYLRATANLSTGGIAIDRTDEIHPETIWIAERAARLLGLDVAGIDVVTTDISKTLAVADGVIVEVNAAPGLRMHVSPSQGLARNVGAPILDMLIPPDQPSRIPIVAITGTNGKTTTTRLTAHIFRQVYSMVGYTTTDGIYIGNHLVEKGDTTGPQSARLILEDPTVEMAVLETARGGLLRSGLAFDQSDVGIVLNVAADHLGIGDIDTIDQLAKLKAVVAESVAGSGYVVLNADDHRVAAMAERVKAAKVAYFSMDSKNPLVRSHLANGGIAAVYEEGYLSIIQQDWLHRIIKAERVPLTMGGRAPFMIANALAASLAGFVQGVKIEQIRAALHSFQPSASQIPGRMNLFDMGNYHALVDYAHNPAGYAAIGSFVKNWPGPAIGVVGAPGDRRDEDLIELGQLSVDIFDQVIIKEDKDRRGRSPGAVAALIEQGILQTDESQRSTDFSYHIELDESEAVNHALDSAPDNCLVVILPESISRAISLISAKGPVSEGFSPANSSGPILKSDSDTSGAEPAEDLDNTSRKELQLFNGATASSIL; this is encoded by the coding sequence ATGAAAGTTCTTAAAACTCAGACGCTGCGCGGACCAAATTATTGGAGTATTCGATATGGGAAGCTAATTGTCGTTCGCCTTGATTTAGAAGATCTCGCTGAGCGCCCTTCAGATACTATCGATGGTTTCTACGATGGTCTAGTTTCAGCTTTGCCTAGCCTTGTAGAGCATTTCTGCTCTCCGGGCGTGCGGGGTGGGTTTCTTAGTCGGCTGCAGACTGGCACGATGATGGGTCATATCGTCGAGCACGTTGCTTTAGAACTGCAGACACTAGCTGGTATGCGAGTTGGGTTTGGTCGTACTCGGGAGACCTCTGATCCAGGTGTGTATCAGGTTGTTTTCCAATACGAGAATGAGGCTGCTGGGCGCTATGCAGCTAGAGCCGCTTTGAGGTTGTGTGAGAGCATTATCGAAACTGGCTTTTATCCAGACTCCGAAATTCGCAAAGACCTGGAAGACCTAAAGGAGTTGCGTGCCGCTGCTGCTCTAGGACCTAGCACTGAAGCTTTGGTGCGTGCGGCCGAAGCACGAAACGTTCCTTGGCTAGAGCTAGACGTTCGCAATCTGTTGCAGTTTGGCTACGGCGTCCATCAAAAGCGAGTGCAGGCATCGCTGACTTCCCACAGCAATATCTTGAGTGTGGAGCTTGCCTGTGATAAGGAAGCGACCAAGCGGATGTTGGGCAATGCGGGTATTCCGGTTCCCAAAGGAACCGTGGTCTATTCTCTGCGTGAACTTGAAGAGTCGCTCGATTATTTGGGAGGCTATCCGATTGTGGTCAAACCGCTAGATGGTAACCACGGCCGGGGAATAACTCTAAACATCAGTTCTTGGGAGCAGGCAGAAGCCGCCTACGATTTAGCTCGTCAGGTCTCTGATGGCGTGATTGTTGAACATCACTATCAGGGCCGAGATCATCGCATTCTAGTAGTTGATAACAAGATGGTGGCAGTGGCTGAGCGGGTACCTGCTCATGTCGTGGGCAATGGGATCGATACGATTGAGGCGTTAGTTGATCGCGAGAACCAAGATCCGCGTCGGGGCGAAGGCCATGATAATCTCCTGACTCAAATTAGGCTGGATCGAACAAGCGATCAGCTAATGGAGTCTCAGGGCTACAACCTAGATACCGTGCTTAGAAAAGGCGAGATTTGCTATCTAAGGGCGACTGCAAATTTGAGCACCGGTGGCATTGCTATCGATCGAACCGACGAGATTCACCCAGAGACGATTTGGATCGCCGAGCGAGCGGCTCGGTTGCTGGGTCTAGATGTGGCGGGCATTGATGTGGTGACAACAGATATTTCTAAGACCCTGGCGGTAGCTGATGGCGTAATTGTCGAAGTGAATGCCGCGCCTGGTTTGCGGATGCATGTTTCGCCTAGTCAGGGACTTGCTCGTAACGTTGGCGCACCTATCTTGGATATGCTGATACCGCCTGATCAGCCCAGTCGAATTCCAATTGTGGCGATTACTGGAACGAACGGAAAGACAACGACAACTCGGTTAACGGCGCATATTTTCCGCCAGGTCTACAGTATGGTCGGCTACACGACGACTGACGGTATCTATATTGGTAATCACTTAGTTGAAAAGGGCGATACGACTGGTCCACAGAGCGCGCGGTTGATCTTAGAAGATCCCACAGTCGAGATGGCTGTATTAGAGACCGCTAGGGGAGGGCTGCTCCGTTCTGGGCTTGCCTTCGATCAAAGCGATGTGGGTATTGTGCTAAACGTAGCAGCGGATCACTTGGGTATCGGAGACATTGATACGATCGACCAGCTAGCAAAGTTGAAGGCGGTAGTTGCTGAGTCGGTTGCTGGCAGTGGCTATGTGGTTCTGAACGCGGACGATCACCGAGTAGCTGCGATGGCAGAGCGGGTGAAGGCTGCAAAGGTAGCCTATTTCTCGATGGATTCAAAGAATCCTTTGGTGCGATCGCATCTTGCCAATGGTGGTATCGCTGCTGTGTATGAGGAGGGTTATCTCTCGATTATTCAGCAGGATTGGCTGCATCGCATTATCAAGGCCGAGAGGGTGCCATTGACGATGGGCGGACGTGCGCCTTTCATGATCGCTAATGCGTTAGCGGCTAGTTTGGCTGGTTTCGTCCAAGGCGTGAAGATTGAACAGATTCGAGCAGCCTTGCATAGTTTTCAGCCATCGGCTAGCCAGATTCCAGGGCGGATGAATTTGTTCGATATGGGCAACTATCACGCACTTGTGGACTACGCACACAATCCAGCTGGCTATGCGGCGATCGGCAGCTTTGTGAAGAACTGGCCAGGCCCTGCGATTGGGGTTGTTGGTGCACCGGGCGATCGCCGAGATGAAGATCTCATTGAGCTAGGTCAGCTCTCGGTCGATATCTTCGATCAAGTCATTATCAAAGAAGATAAAGATAGACGCGGTCGCTCACCGGGGGCGGTGGCAGCGCTGATTGAACAAGGGATTCTTCAGACCGATGAGAGCCAGCGTTCTACTGACTTTTCCTATCACATTGAGCTAGATGAATCTGAAGCCGTTAACCATGCTTTAGACAGCGCGCCGGACAATTGCCTAGTGGTGATTTTGCCAGAAAGTATCAGTCGAGCGATTTCCTTGATTTCGGCAAAAGGTCCCGTTTCTGAAGGATTTAGCCCCGCCAATTCATCTGGGCCAATTTTGAAGTCGGATTCTGACACTTCAGGGGCAGAGCCTGCCGAAGATCTAGATAATACTTCTAGAAAAGAGCTTCAGCTCTTTAACGGTGCGACTGCTTCTTCTATTTTGTAG
- a CDS encoding GMC oxidoreductase gives MFTDILDMGEQATLRRQVVVVGSGIAGAEVSTYLARHGLEVVLVESGREQFDPAIQALNDVVFLGKRHRELNPNSYYHRYLPPALRGVSRVRQFGGTSNVWTGKWKYLQPSDFEGREWVPNSGWPITFEDLLEHYRSAAKDYGFGDLEAEAIRPEIMAFRSKIAAAGLKVSSFYWEQTPTRTAKRFGKEMRQSKNLQVLMGATATELLLDESKQHVSAVACRSLEGKELMVEGETVVLAMGALESARLLLASDRQLPGGIGNEHDLVGRFYTDHPKHHTGTLRPGALTRKYARELQYAPKPRFCTCFALDDQTQEAEELLEHVLYLKPIYETRLGSLRRILTLRPTCQDGNGIVDSYRVKFVVEQVPHKDSRITLSSEYDSLGKRRIALDWRFTEQDKRSMAKTLQLLTKRFEQSGLGTFNFGDDPPTLETMTDAAHQMGTTRMANCPEAGVVDTNCRVFGTDNLYIASSAVFPTGPSYSPTFTILALARRLGEHLRQTISLQSVANVAVR, from the coding sequence ATGTTTACCGATATTTTAGACATGGGCGAGCAGGCGACACTTCGTCGGCAGGTTGTCGTGGTCGGTTCTGGAATTGCTGGCGCTGAAGTATCGACTTATTTAGCGCGTCATGGCCTAGAAGTCGTGCTAGTAGAAAGCGGTCGCGAGCAGTTTGACCCGGCTATTCAGGCTCTTAATGACGTCGTGTTCTTGGGCAAGCGTCATCGTGAACTCAATCCGAATTCTTACTATCATCGATACTTACCACCGGCGTTGCGGGGTGTTAGTCGGGTGCGTCAGTTCGGTGGAACTAGCAACGTTTGGACGGGTAAGTGGAAATATCTACAGCCTTCTGATTTCGAGGGAAGAGAGTGGGTACCAAACAGTGGTTGGCCAATTACATTTGAAGATCTTTTAGAACACTATCGCTCTGCAGCTAAAGACTATGGATTTGGTGACCTAGAAGCAGAAGCGATTCGCCCAGAAATTATGGCGTTTCGCTCGAAGATTGCAGCAGCAGGGTTGAAGGTCAGCAGTTTCTACTGGGAGCAAACACCAACCCGCACGGCTAAGCGCTTCGGTAAGGAAATGCGTCAGTCGAAGAATCTTCAGGTGCTGATGGGGGCGACTGCTACTGAATTGCTATTAGATGAGTCTAAGCAGCATGTGAGTGCGGTTGCCTGTCGGTCATTAGAAGGAAAAGAGCTCATGGTCGAGGGCGAGACCGTTGTGCTGGCAATGGGGGCGCTAGAATCCGCGCGGCTGCTATTGGCCTCCGACCGACAGCTACCAGGTGGCATTGGGAACGAACACGATCTAGTTGGGCGGTTTTATACCGATCACCCCAAGCACCACACAGGCACACTGCGACCAGGTGCCCTCACTAGGAAATATGCAAGGGAATTGCAGTACGCGCCTAAGCCTCGCTTTTGTACGTGCTTTGCATTGGACGATCAGACGCAGGAAGCAGAAGAGCTGCTAGAACACGTTTTGTACTTAAAGCCGATTTATGAAACGCGATTAGGAAGCCTACGTAGAATTTTGACTTTGCGCCCGACCTGTCAAGATGGCAACGGCATCGTCGATTCCTACCGCGTCAAGTTTGTTGTTGAGCAAGTCCCGCACAAAGATAGCCGCATTACGCTAAGTTCCGAATACGATTCGCTAGGTAAGAGAAGAATAGCACTCGACTGGCGGTTTACTGAGCAAGACAAACGCTCTATGGCGAAAACACTGCAACTTTTGACAAAGCGGTTCGAACAATCAGGCCTTGGGACTTTTAACTTTGGTGATGATCCGCCGACGTTAGAGACTATGACTGATGCAGCTCACCAAATGGGCACCACCCGAATGGCCAATTGCCCTGAAGCAGGCGTTGTTGATACGAACTGCCGGGTTTTTGGTACTGATAATCTCTATATTGCAAGCTCGGCAGTGTTCCCAACCGGACCATCTTATTCGCCCACATTCACGATACTGGCGCTAGCCCGTCGGCTAGGTGAACATTTGCGCCAAACAATTTCGCTTCAGTCGGTAGCAAACGTAGCTGTTCGGTAG
- a CDS encoding DUF4404 family protein, giving the protein MSKADINQSIEALRAELDKVATTDIAAKDKLLALITDVERQLQEPDKEVDSEGSRKATLQQLPALIEQFEADHPKVTNTLGRLLNTLSSMGI; this is encoded by the coding sequence ATGAGCAAAGCAGACATTAACCAGTCCATAGAAGCGCTTCGAGCCGAGTTAGACAAAGTTGCAACAACTGATATCGCTGCTAAGGATAAGCTGCTCGCGCTGATAACTGATGTCGAAAGACAGCTGCAAGAACCTGATAAGGAAGTTGATAGCGAAGGGAGCAGAAAGGCTACCCTACAGCAGTTGCCAGCGCTAATTGAGCAGTTTGAAGCCGATCATCCGAAAGTGACGAATACGCTAGGTCGATTGCTCAATACGCTCAGCAGTATGGGCATATAA
- a CDS encoding glycosyltransferase: protein MSEKLRIAFVVGQFPMLSETFVMNQATGLLARGHEVDIYTEQLCDTSSVHPDVTRYNLLERTYVLPPVPDNYLLRLGKGVGLVAKHIYRHPKQTLQSLNVFRYGMQVASLRMLFANVPRSNPIPYDIIHAQFGTLGFRGLLLRELNRGSRLIVMFRGSDISQWVKSQGDHVYDTLFSQADYFLTNCDFFRQKLLALGCPSDRLKVHYSGLDCSKFQPVLRRLDASDKIRIAATGRLVEKKGFEYCIRAVAKVAKQYPQITFDIMGDGPLHQTLAKLIESLQMTEVIHLRGWQNEEEIIDTLARAHLFVAPSVTASNGNQDAPINVLKEAMALGLPVVSTYHGGIPELVEDGVSGLLVPERDADAIAQALTTLIEHPERWPDMGKAGRAYVEAHYNLSALNDRLVTIYQQLKAGPAGDQPSNAEPNEQTATHIGPVLG from the coding sequence ATGTCTGAAAAGTTGAGAATTGCTTTTGTGGTTGGCCAGTTTCCGATGCTGTCTGAAACATTTGTGATGAATCAAGCGACAGGACTATTAGCACGAGGCCACGAAGTTGATATCTACACCGAGCAGCTATGCGATACCAGTAGCGTGCATCCCGATGTCACTCGATATAACCTTTTAGAGCGTACGTACGTTCTGCCTCCTGTGCCAGATAACTATCTGCTGCGATTGGGGAAAGGGGTAGGGCTAGTGGCAAAGCATATCTACCGACACCCAAAACAGACTTTGCAATCACTCAACGTCTTTCGCTACGGAATGCAAGTAGCCTCTCTACGAATGCTCTTTGCGAACGTGCCGCGTTCTAATCCTATCCCTTACGACATTATTCACGCCCAGTTCGGAACGTTGGGCTTTCGGGGGCTGCTATTGCGAGAGCTGAACCGAGGATCGCGCTTGATTGTGATGTTTCGCGGATCTGATATCAGCCAGTGGGTCAAATCTCAAGGCGACCATGTATACGATACGCTCTTTAGCCAGGCAGACTACTTTCTAACAAACTGCGATTTCTTCAGGCAGAAGTTATTGGCACTAGGGTGTCCATCCGATAGGTTGAAAGTCCATTATTCTGGACTAGACTGTAGCAAATTCCAGCCTGTGCTTCGGCGGCTAGATGCGTCTGACAAGATTCGGATTGCAGCAACAGGTCGCTTGGTTGAGAAAAAAGGATTTGAATACTGTATTCGCGCTGTCGCAAAAGTCGCGAAGCAATATCCTCAAATCACCTTTGATATTATGGGCGACGGGCCGCTTCATCAAACACTGGCCAAACTCATCGAATCCTTACAGATGACCGAGGTCATCCACCTTCGGGGCTGGCAAAATGAGGAAGAGATTATTGATACGCTCGCTCGTGCCCATCTATTCGTAGCGCCTAGTGTGACTGCCTCTAATGGCAATCAAGATGCCCCTATCAACGTTCTTAAAGAGGCGATGGCACTGGGGCTACCGGTAGTCAGTACCTATCATGGTGGCATTCCTGAACTAGTAGAAGATGGCGTTTCTGGTCTGCTAGTGCCTGAGCGAGATGCCGATGCGATCGCTCAGGCACTTACGACTCTAATAGAGCACCCAGAACGTTGGCCGGATATGGGAAAGGCAGGTCGAGCCTATGTAGAAGCCCACTACAACTTAAGTGCACTAAACGATCGGTTAGTCACCATTTATCAGCAGCTAAAAGCAGGCCCAGCTGGTGATCAGCCTTCAAATGCTGAGCCCAACGAACAAACTGCTACCCATATTGGACCAGTGTTAGGTTAG